The following are encoded in a window of Conger conger chromosome 19, fConCon1.1, whole genome shotgun sequence genomic DNA:
- the LOC133119185 gene encoding HMG box-containing protein 1-like, which produces MATVWSGEASRRNMVWKVKTAGSPDRVEEPHQGALQGAVRTAEAFNMLKCNTPSSLTLPSSESHVEYDDLPELQEAQEVEVSSEAFQVPVGVSHQERPRDTWRPGDLPDTNWLTELANIATSTQSPLLLSPARNRSSPVHISANSSSLHSYARPPLAPAPARSHWRERRRLRARSEWEPGASCRTSLWDEEDVGWSQSWPATAWLCFLKGTRVRFHGGRGAEWRDVEDLSDSESEGEGETPGPARQGYGSEGLTLVAHEEVVSFGQSVLKLTFDPGSAGHDLLTAECSLGHPFYVKNKGWSSFHPSLTVVQHGIPCYEAQPGDVCLPPGHRDAVGSAHSLVFHTFRRFDFTPLDSSAVYVLSSMARQRRTSQSSGGAVSPGPDPPSPAQPPHSKARRRPSPGAASPATPTKCKRPMNAFMLFAKKYRVEYTQMYPGRDNRAISVILGDKWKKMKQEERRMFATEAKALAEEQKRLNPDCWKRRRTSSQGPQPN; this is translated from the exons ATGGCGACGGTCTGG tCAGGCGAAGCATCAAGGCGTAACATGGTTTGGAAGGTGAAGACTGCAGGGTCACCGGACAGAGTCGAGGAGccccaccagggggcgctgcaggGTGCTGTGAGAACGGCCGAGGCCTTCAACATGCTCAAGTGCAATacgccctcctctctcacactcccgtCCAGTGAGAGTCATGTGGAGTATg ATGACCTTCCCGAGCTGCAGGAGGCCCAGGAGGTGGAGGTGTCGTCGGAGGCCTTCCAGGTGCCGGTGGGCGTGTCCCATCAGGAGCGTCCGCGGGACACCTGGAGGCCAGGTGACCTCCCCGACACCAACTGGCTGACTGAGCTGGCCAACATCGCCACAAGCACCCAGAGTCCTCTCCTGCTGAGCCCCGCCCGCAACAG GTCCTCTCCTGTACACATCTCAGCCAATAGCAGCAGTTTACATTCCTACGCCCGCCCTCCATTGGCC CCCGCCCCCGCCCGGAGTCACTGGAGAGAGCGCAGGCGCCTCAGG GCCAGGAGCGAGTGGGAGCCGGGAGCGTCCTGCAGGACGTCCCTCTGGGATGAGGAGGACGTGGGCTGGTCTCAGTCCTGGCCCGCCACGGCCTGGCTCTGCTTCCTGAAAGGCACGCGCGTGCGGTTCCACGGCGGGCGGGGGGCGGAGTGGCGGGACGTGGAAGACCTGTCCGACTCGGAGTCTGAGGGCGAGGGAGAGACGCCGGGCCCCGCCCGCCAG GGCTACGGCTCTGAGGGCCTGACGTTAGTGGCACACGAAGAGGTCGTGTCTTTTGGCCAGTCGGTTTTgaagctgacctttgaccccggcTCTGCGGGCCATGACTTACTGACCGCAGAGTGCAGCCTGGGCCATCCTTTTTATGTGAAAAACAAAG GATGGTCCTCCTTCCACCCGAGCCTGACGGTGGTGCAGCACGGGATCCCCTGCTACGAGGCCCAGCCGGGCGACGTGTGTCTGCCCCCGGGCCACCGCGACGCCGTCGGCTCTGCCCACTCCCTGGTCTTCCACACCTTCAGGAG gtttGACTTCACGCCTCTGGACTCCTCAGCTGTGTACGTCCTGAGCAGCATGGCTCGCCAGCGCAGGACCTCCCAGTCCAGCGGGGGCGCTGTCAGCCCCGGGCCTgacccccccagccccgcccagcCCCCCCACAGCAAGGCCAGGAGGAGACCCTCCCCGGGGGCAGCCAGCCCGGCCACGCCCACAAAGTGCAAGCGGCCAATGAATGCCTTCATGCTCTTCGCCAAGAAGTACAGGGTGGAGTACACACAGATGTACCCTGGCCGGgacaacag GGCGATCAGTGTGATCCTGGGGGATAAGTGGAAGAAGATgaagcaggaggagaggaggatgttTGCCACAGAGGCCAAGGCCCTCGCTGAGGAGCAGAAACGCCTCAATCCAGACTGCTGGAAGCGCAGGAGAACCAGCTCA CAGGGACCACAGCCGAACTGA